The following coding sequences are from one uncultured Cohaesibacter sp. window:
- a CDS encoding glycoside hydrolase/phage tail family protein, which translates to MTTLVLRAAGTAIGGALLGPFGAVLGGALGAIGGSYIDQKLFGSTTYRQGSQLSDLSVLTSTEGMSIPRLYGRSRMSGQVIWATNLIEEVTSRKYKTSAAKGASGNSVSETTYSYFANFAVGLCEGEISYIGRVWANGTILDLEDITYRVYRGTEDQLPDSLIEAKQGTGNAPAYRGLAYVVFEELPLEDFGNRIPQLSFEVVRSIGTLEKQVQSVVMIPGSTEFGYDTQEIARKDAEGEWSSENRHSYEAGTDFEVSLEHLMALCPNLKHIALVVTWFGTDLRASHCEIRPMVDDLDKVTDDADWSVAGLSRSQALQVCLVNDRPAFGGTPSDETVLRAIEAIKDRGLGVVLYPFVMMNVSADNELPDPYGAEQQAAFPWRGRITCYPGPGQSDSADQSTAATEQIGEFYAQQEWSYHRFIVHYAELAAQAGGVDGFLIGSELRGLTQLRDEQGNYPFVACLKTLAADVRACLGSDTDITYGADWSEYFGHHPSDRAGTVNFHLDELWADDNIDAIGIDNYMPLSDWRAGEQHLDASLADTGLESDYLQSNIAGGEGYDWYYQSQADRDNQIRTQITDGAADKAWVYRYKDLINWWSNQHYNRQDAVEVDTPTDWVPCSKPIWFTEIGCPAVHLGPNQPNVFPDAKSSESALPYYSSGARSDAAQRAMLSACLDYWQSDNANRNPASALYDGPMVAADHIYLWAWDARPFPAFPLSGETWSDGDAWHTGHWLNGRLGSAPLQDILAMVLSDYGLEPSKLFSVPTVLDGFVIDSRMSVRDALEDLCDAFNISFVTSGGQIRFEMRERRSELYLEDCLLIDVEDEPLLSKQMSPWEEEPSSVTFSFSDLFQDYRQSVAQYDQPCARTRQQSSKSLSVVSTETVMTDVAKNWLRNQNFARHSVSFKLPLSMLSLEAGDLFRLEEEGGIKTYRIEEIEDGTTRDVTAQQVAPRNSSPNSQKLRSVKTSSPQTLRSVCIPMELPLLPGKTEYPHAPYIASYCAPWPGGVLLYEGSASSGYVYRQTMDVPAIYGTLLAELPGIECYGRDLASTLLVKLVNGDLSSVDELSLFAGANAAAVQKSDDSWEIIQFSKAELVSDGVWKLQALLRGQIGTEANAAKDAAIGARFVLLDEGVKPLEVSSGKLETSVSLKAVPSGATLEDAKNTGITVDISGRGLLPLSPVHMKLAHDVSSGGNWVSWIRRDRQDADSWVDSEIPLSEAVESYSISVCHPDSGETLRTANTQVPEWFYSASDQSADGIDNLSEIVLKVAQISRRVGAGDELSRRASLTSLRVW; encoded by the coding sequence ATGACAACTCTCGTTTTGCGCGCGGCGGGCACCGCAATTGGTGGTGCATTGCTCGGGCCCTTTGGAGCCGTTCTCGGCGGCGCTCTTGGTGCCATTGGCGGGTCATATATTGACCAGAAGCTCTTTGGCTCAACAACATATCGCCAAGGTTCACAGCTATCTGACCTTTCCGTGCTGACCTCAACCGAGGGAATGTCCATTCCCCGGCTCTATGGCCGCTCACGCATGAGCGGGCAGGTCATATGGGCAACCAATCTGATCGAGGAAGTTACCAGTCGCAAATATAAGACAAGCGCTGCCAAAGGAGCCAGCGGCAACTCGGTTTCGGAAACAACATACAGCTATTTTGCCAATTTTGCAGTTGGACTGTGTGAAGGCGAGATTTCCTATATCGGGCGCGTCTGGGCAAATGGAACCATTCTGGACCTTGAAGACATTACCTACAGAGTCTATCGCGGCACCGAAGATCAACTTCCAGACAGCCTCATTGAAGCCAAGCAGGGAACGGGCAATGCTCCAGCCTACCGGGGGCTGGCCTATGTTGTATTTGAAGAGCTTCCGTTGGAAGATTTCGGTAATCGCATTCCGCAACTTTCCTTCGAAGTGGTTCGCTCGATTGGCACCTTGGAGAAACAGGTTCAATCAGTAGTCATGATACCCGGATCGACGGAATTCGGATATGACACCCAAGAAATCGCACGCAAAGATGCCGAAGGTGAATGGAGTTCAGAAAACCGACATTCCTATGAAGCAGGAACAGATTTTGAAGTCTCGCTTGAGCATCTGATGGCTCTCTGTCCAAATCTGAAACATATTGCCCTTGTTGTTACTTGGTTCGGTACTGACCTTCGTGCCTCGCATTGTGAAATTCGCCCCATGGTGGACGATCTCGATAAGGTTACCGATGATGCTGATTGGTCCGTTGCCGGGCTTTCTCGATCTCAAGCCTTGCAGGTGTGTCTTGTAAACGATCGCCCGGCATTTGGAGGGACGCCCTCGGATGAAACCGTTTTACGAGCAATTGAAGCGATCAAGGACCGCGGTCTGGGGGTGGTCCTTTATCCATTTGTGATGATGAATGTTTCCGCTGATAACGAATTGCCTGATCCGTATGGTGCAGAGCAGCAAGCCGCTTTCCCTTGGCGCGGTCGAATAACCTGCTATCCGGGACCGGGCCAGAGTGACAGCGCAGATCAAAGCACAGCAGCTACAGAACAGATTGGCGAATTCTACGCACAACAAGAATGGAGCTATCACCGTTTCATTGTTCATTATGCCGAATTGGCGGCTCAAGCCGGAGGCGTTGACGGATTTCTGATCGGTTCGGAACTTCGCGGTTTGACGCAATTGCGTGATGAACAAGGCAACTATCCATTCGTTGCTTGCCTTAAAACTCTGGCGGCAGATGTGCGCGCTTGCCTAGGGTCCGACACTGACATTACTTATGGTGCGGATTGGAGTGAATATTTCGGACATCATCCCTCTGATAGGGCGGGTACAGTCAACTTCCATCTCGATGAGTTGTGGGCTGATGACAATATTGATGCCATTGGCATCGATAACTATATGCCTCTATCGGATTGGCGTGCCGGTGAGCAACATCTGGATGCATCTCTTGCTGATACGGGGCTAGAGAGCGACTATCTTCAGTCAAATATTGCTGGAGGCGAGGGGTACGATTGGTACTATCAAAGCCAAGCTGATCGAGACAACCAAATTCGGACACAGATAACCGATGGTGCCGCCGACAAGGCTTGGGTCTATCGATATAAAGACCTGATCAATTGGTGGAGCAACCAGCACTATAATCGACAAGATGCCGTGGAGGTAGATACGCCTACTGACTGGGTGCCGTGTTCAAAGCCAATCTGGTTTACAGAAATCGGCTGCCCGGCTGTGCATCTTGGCCCCAATCAGCCCAATGTATTTCCGGATGCAAAATCTTCAGAAAGTGCTTTGCCTTATTACTCTTCAGGAGCGCGCAGCGATGCCGCACAACGGGCGATGCTTTCTGCCTGTCTTGACTATTGGCAATCGGATAATGCAAACCGCAATCCGGCCTCAGCACTTTATGACGGCCCCATGGTGGCAGCTGATCATATCTACCTTTGGGCTTGGGATGCGCGTCCATTTCCTGCTTTTCCGCTCAGTGGTGAAACTTGGTCTGATGGTGATGCCTGGCATACGGGGCATTGGCTTAACGGGCGTCTGGGAAGCGCTCCTTTACAAGACATCTTGGCAATGGTCCTCTCGGATTATGGACTTGAGCCAAGTAAGCTCTTCTCGGTTCCAACCGTTCTTGATGGTTTCGTTATCGATAGCCGCATGTCTGTGAGGGATGCTCTGGAAGATTTGTGTGACGCGTTCAACATTTCTTTTGTGACAAGTGGCGGCCAAATACGTTTTGAAATGCGCGAGCGTCGCAGTGAGCTTTATTTGGAAGATTGCCTGCTCATAGATGTAGAAGACGAGCCTCTTTTGAGTAAACAAATGTCTCCGTGGGAAGAAGAGCCTTCTAGCGTGACATTCTCATTCAGTGATCTTTTTCAAGACTATCGTCAATCAGTCGCACAATATGATCAACCTTGCGCCAGAACCAGACAGCAGAGTTCCAAGTCTCTCTCTGTGGTGTCTACAGAAACCGTTATGACTGATGTTGCAAAAAATTGGCTGCGAAACCAAAATTTTGCCCGTCACTCGGTTTCTTTCAAACTCCCCCTGTCGATGTTGTCTCTTGAAGCTGGGGATCTGTTTCGTCTTGAAGAAGAGGGGGGCATCAAAACCTATCGAATTGAAGAGATTGAAGATGGAACAACACGAGACGTTACTGCGCAACAGGTGGCTCCTCGGAATTCGAGTCCAAATTCTCAAAAGCTGAGATCCGTAAAGACTTCCTCTCCCCAAACCCTTCGCTCGGTTTGCATTCCGATGGAATTGCCACTTTTGCCGGGCAAAACGGAGTATCCTCATGCACCTTATATTGCCAGTTATTGTGCACCATGGCCGGGAGGTGTCTTGCTCTATGAAGGAAGCGCAAGCAGTGGGTATGTTTATCGTCAAACGATGGATGTGCCAGCAATTTACGGGACACTTCTTGCTGAATTGCCCGGCATTGAGTGCTATGGACGCGATCTGGCGAGTACGCTCCTTGTCAAATTGGTAAATGGAGATCTGTCGTCAGTTGATGAGTTAAGTCTTTTTGCTGGAGCCAATGCCGCAGCCGTTCAAAAGAGTGATGACAGTTGGGAAATCATCCAGTTTTCAAAGGCCGAACTCGTCAGCGATGGCGTCTGGAAGCTGCAGGCATTGTTGAGAGGGCAAATTGGAACGGAAGCCAATGCTGCAAAAGATGCGGCCATTGGTGCGCGGTTCGTTCTGCTGGATGAAGGCGTCAAACCTCTTGAAGTGAGTAGCGGTAAACTGGAAACCTCTGTCTCTCTTAAAGCTGTGCCAAGCGGAGCAACGTTGGAAGACGCTAAAAACACCGGGATCACGGTTGATATCTCCGGGCGGGGATTACTCCCGTTGTCTCCTGTTCATATGAAGCTGGCCCACGACGTTTCGAGCGGAGGTAATTGGGTTTCGTGGATACGGCGCGATCGACAGGATGCCGACAGCTGGGTTGATAGTGAAATTCCGCTAAGTGAGGCAGTAGAATCCTATTCAATATCGGTCTGCCATCCCGATAGCGGTGAAACACTCAGGACTGCCAATACTCAAGTACCGGAGTGGTTCTACAGCGCCAGTGATCAATCCGCTGATGGTATCGATAACCTATCTGAAATTGTTTTGAAAGTCGCTCAAATCAGTCGACGAGTTGGTGCCGGTGATGAGCTTTCTCGCAGGGCTTCGCTAACAAGCCTGCGTGTTTGGTAG
- a CDS encoding NlpC/P60 family protein, with amino-acid sequence MTELCKSQAPVTPAMIISEALSWIGTPYRHQASCKGAGCDCLGLIRGVYSSFWPEPETPPAYSPNWAEAGAEETLASAAQRYLTERDLSTRAPSDVLLFRYKKGFPAKHAGILIAEDRFLHAQAGAGVSLVYLNPWWMRHLCAVFAFPSYGSSQQTRNSQS; translated from the coding sequence ATGACTGAACTCTGCAAATCTCAGGCGCCGGTTACACCTGCCATGATCATTTCCGAAGCCCTGAGCTGGATTGGCACGCCCTACAGACATCAAGCCAGTTGCAAGGGGGCAGGCTGCGATTGCCTTGGCCTTATTCGCGGTGTTTACAGTTCATTCTGGCCAGAGCCTGAAACGCCTCCTGCCTATAGCCCAAATTGGGCAGAGGCTGGCGCAGAGGAAACGTTGGCCAGTGCTGCTCAACGGTATCTCACAGAACGGGACCTCTCCACGAGAGCTCCCTCAGATGTGCTTTTGTTCAGATACAAAAAGGGGTTTCCGGCCAAACATGCTGGAATTCTGATTGCAGAAGACCGCTTTTTGCACGCGCAGGCAGGAGCTGGCGTAAGCCTTGTCTATCTTAATCCCTGGTGGATGCGGCATCTGTGTGCGGTTTTTGCCTTTCCCTCATATGGCTCTTCCCAACAAACGAGGAATTCCCAATCATGA
- a CDS encoding DUF2163 domain-containing protein, with amino-acid sequence MKTLSNEFSEHLGSGATTLATCWILKRSDGVSFGFTDHDRAIELEGISCEPNAGFTGTEIKQSDSFASDDQDVSGVLSSDRITEADLMSGRYDAATVETWLVNWQAPEQAVLLRSGYLGEVKRDSQNFQAEIRSVSIDLEQDKGRLYQYRCDATIGDARCGLDLDALGLTYAGVVSDLKSQTWLTLTLEAQPETGRLSMGQLEVTSGAAAGMAFDILSHQQTGQSDEVELWLPIHPDIAIGDKVLVSVGCDKSFATCRKTFSNQLNFRGFPHMPGNDFLVTYPSLAKLRDGSPLFEE; translated from the coding sequence GTGAAGACACTTTCAAATGAATTTTCCGAGCATTTAGGGAGTGGAGCCACTACGCTGGCTACATGCTGGATTTTGAAGCGTTCGGACGGCGTAAGCTTCGGCTTTACCGATCATGATCGTGCTATCGAGCTTGAAGGCATATCCTGCGAGCCGAATGCCGGCTTTACCGGCACAGAAATCAAACAAAGCGATAGCTTTGCAAGCGATGATCAGGATGTCTCTGGTGTTTTGTCTTCTGATCGTATCACAGAAGCAGATCTGATGAGTGGTCGCTATGACGCTGCCACTGTCGAGACTTGGCTTGTTAACTGGCAAGCGCCAGAGCAGGCGGTGCTTTTGCGCTCTGGCTATCTTGGCGAAGTCAAGCGTGACAGCCAGAATTTCCAAGCGGAGATCCGGTCTGTGTCCATCGACTTGGAGCAAGACAAAGGCCGCCTTTATCAATATCGGTGCGACGCCACTATTGGAGATGCCCGTTGTGGTCTGGACCTTGACGCTCTTGGGCTAACTTATGCCGGCGTTGTTAGTGACCTCAAATCACAAACCTGGCTAACGCTTACATTGGAAGCCCAACCCGAAACGGGGCGGCTTTCAATGGGGCAACTTGAGGTAACCTCAGGTGCAGCCGCTGGTATGGCATTTGATATTTTGTCTCACCAGCAAACCGGCCAAAGCGACGAAGTGGAACTCTGGCTTCCAATTCATCCAGATATTGCAATTGGCGATAAGGTGTTGGTGTCTGTCGGTTGTGACAAGAGCTTTGCCACTTGCCGGAAAACCTTCTCAAATCAGCTCAATTTCAGAGGCTTCCCTCACATGCCGGGCAATGACTTCTTAGTAACTTACCCATCTCTGGCCAAGCTGCGTGATGGTTCACCTCTTTTCGAGGAGTGA
- a CDS encoding DUF2460 domain-containing protein produces the protein MNGFHEIRFPLDVGFGASGGPERRTDIATLASGFEERNARWADSRRSYDAGLGVRSLADLHTVLRFFEERRGRLYGFRFRDPFDHCSCETGNVPQSTDQRIGTGDGETTEFFLTKTYGADYAPYERPISKPVEGSILLALDGLETTAFVADPTLGLITFNEAPAENVAITAGFKFDVPVRFDADKLEFSLSAFEAGDLPSIPLVEIKL, from the coding sequence ATGAACGGTTTTCATGAAATACGCTTCCCGCTTGATGTGGGGTTCGGAGCATCCGGAGGTCCGGAAAGGCGAACAGATATCGCGACACTGGCATCTGGCTTTGAAGAACGCAATGCGCGCTGGGCAGATTCAAGACGCAGTTACGATGCTGGCCTTGGAGTACGCTCCTTGGCTGATTTACATACGGTCTTGAGGTTCTTTGAAGAACGCCGTGGCCGACTTTACGGTTTCCGCTTCCGAGACCCGTTTGATCATTGTTCTTGTGAGACGGGGAATGTGCCCCAATCAACTGATCAGAGAATTGGAACAGGAGACGGCGAAACGACCGAGTTTTTCCTCACAAAGACTTACGGGGCTGACTATGCTCCTTATGAACGCCCTATCAGCAAACCCGTTGAGGGAAGCATTCTACTCGCATTGGATGGTCTGGAGACTACTGCTTTTGTGGCGGACCCTACACTAGGGCTTATCACTTTTAATGAAGCCCCGGCTGAAAATGTGGCCATTACGGCTGGCTTTAAATTCGACGTGCCAGTGAGATTTGATGCCGACAAGTTGGAATTTTCCCTCAGTGCATTCGAGGCGGGCGACCTGCCATCTATTCCTCTGGTGGAGATCAAGCTGTGA
- a CDS encoding phage tail tape measure protein encodes MAEEIVETAVVKVEADMKAFTKDLSAATKQAEKLGDKVVDAFEDAVLGGKNLETVFSKLALDLSKSALASGVEPLKQMLSGSVSNLASSLLSSLTTASTSGLTSLLSGVSLFAKGGVVSSPTLFPTGGGTGLMGEAGSEAILPLQRGADGQLGVAMPGSSGQAVNIVMNVSTPDVSSFSKSENQIATKLARAVSRGRRGL; translated from the coding sequence ATGGCAGAAGAGATTGTAGAAACTGCCGTCGTCAAAGTGGAAGCCGACATGAAGGCTTTCACAAAAGACCTTTCTGCAGCAACCAAGCAGGCAGAGAAACTCGGAGACAAGGTTGTTGATGCGTTTGAAGATGCTGTTTTGGGTGGCAAAAACCTTGAAACAGTTTTCAGTAAGCTTGCGCTGGATTTGAGCAAAAGCGCCTTGGCATCAGGAGTGGAACCTCTCAAGCAAATGCTCTCCGGTTCTGTTTCAAACCTCGCATCAAGCCTTCTTTCATCTTTAACCACGGCAAGCACCTCGGGGCTCACATCTTTGTTAAGCGGGGTGTCTCTTTTTGCCAAGGGCGGCGTTGTTTCATCCCCGACGCTGTTTCCAACCGGTGGCGGAACGGGCTTGATGGGAGAAGCTGGCTCTGAAGCTATTTTGCCATTGCAGAGAGGCGCCGATGGGCAACTTGGTGTTGCCATGCCGGGATCAAGCGGACAGGCGGTTAATATCGTAATGAATGTCAGTACGCCTGATGTTAGCTCCTTTTCCAAATCGGAAAACCAGATTGCGACAAAGCTCGCGCGCGCCGTAAGCAGAGGGCGCCGCGGATTATAG
- a CDS encoding gene transfer agent family protein, with protein MTNRRRGEISITLDDKPYRLCLTLGALAELEESLGLENIGELADRFSGGRVKSADLVKILGAALRAGGADISDADAATMRCKGGASELTYALVELLRETFIPEFEENETGAAMTGSDASSHRGGGNQSSNPTKAGLV; from the coding sequence ATGACGAACAGACGTCGAGGCGAGATCTCAATAACCCTTGATGACAAACCTTACAGGCTTTGCCTCACACTTGGAGCTCTTGCCGAATTGGAAGAAAGTCTCGGGCTTGAGAATATCGGAGAGCTTGCAGATCGTTTTTCTGGCGGTCGGGTCAAGAGCGCAGATCTTGTAAAGATTCTGGGAGCCGCATTGCGTGCAGGCGGGGCGGATATCTCGGACGCTGACGCAGCTACGATGCGATGCAAGGGAGGGGCTTCTGAACTCACATATGCGCTGGTTGAGTTGCTCCGCGAGACATTCATTCCCGAATTTGAAGAAAATGAAACAGGCGCAGCAATGACTGGATCGGATGCTTCCTCTCATAGAGGAGGGGGCAATCAATCTTCAAACCCCACAAAGGCCGGTCTGGTGTAA
- a CDS encoding phage major tail protein, TP901-1 family, producing MTAQKGKDLLLKVRNADDSFITVAGLRARSLSFNAESVDISHSESSGRWRELLEGAGTRRASLSGSGLFKDSESDERIRSLFFDGTIATWQVIIPDFGTLEGAFQITALEYSGQHDNELTFEMALESAGVLAFTAS from the coding sequence ATGACTGCACAAAAAGGCAAAGACCTGTTGCTGAAAGTACGCAACGCCGATGATAGCTTCATCACCGTTGCCGGTCTGCGTGCCCGTTCCCTGTCATTCAATGCCGAAAGCGTTGATATCAGCCACTCGGAATCTTCTGGACGGTGGCGAGAATTGCTGGAAGGTGCGGGTACGCGCCGCGCCAGCTTGTCCGGCAGTGGATTGTTCAAAGACAGCGAGAGCGACGAGCGCATTCGCTCCTTGTTTTTTGATGGCACCATTGCAACTTGGCAGGTCATCATTCCTGATTTCGGTACGCTGGAAGGCGCATTTCAGATTACAGCTCTGGAATATTCCGGTCAGCATGACAACGAGTTGACCTTCGAGATGGCTCTTGAATCTGCGGGCGTGCTCGCCTTCACAGCATCCTAA
- a CDS encoding DUF3168 domain-containing protein: MTALSSKQLEQGILTNLKSDTALLTLLGGAKLYDEPRRNAPFPYLTLVTSYSRDWSTGTEQGEEHRIAITVWTSSNDRELQQNIWARLRALLSETQAEMSDHYLINLQIERLELLPDRKNHLLQGVMQLRAVTEPKSN; this comes from the coding sequence ATGACTGCATTGTCTTCCAAACAGCTTGAGCAGGGCATTTTGACCAATCTCAAGAGCGATACGGCTCTGCTCACTTTGCTCGGGGGAGCAAAGCTCTATGATGAACCCAGACGAAATGCTCCATTTCCTTACCTCACTCTGGTTACAAGCTACTCGCGCGACTGGAGCACGGGCACTGAACAGGGTGAAGAACACCGTATCGCAATTACGGTGTGGACCAGCTCCAATGATCGCGAATTGCAGCAAAATATATGGGCGCGATTGAGAGCATTACTCAGCGAAACCCAGGCCGAGATGTCAGATCACTATCTCATCAATTTGCAAATTGAACGTCTGGAATTGCTTCCGGATCGAAAGAACCATCTCTTGCAGGGCGTCATGCAGTTAAGAGCGGTTACCGAGCCAAAATCGAACTGA
- a CDS encoding phage head closure protein, giving the protein MAQTGLVSFQFDPAGLRHQVSLLKPVFDDEMPWNGAETLDTVAEVWAGILSVESNGRTEAEQEANSLTLRFVIRFRDDLKDVTAIEYKGDLYDCLKLQDPDASERWLILEARTRLGAQT; this is encoded by the coding sequence TTGGCTCAGACAGGTCTTGTTTCCTTTCAATTTGATCCTGCAGGGTTGCGCCATCAAGTAAGCTTGCTCAAACCGGTTTTCGATGACGAAATGCCATGGAATGGTGCAGAGACGTTAGACACCGTGGCTGAAGTCTGGGCTGGCATTCTCTCTGTCGAGAGCAATGGGCGCACCGAAGCCGAGCAGGAGGCGAACAGCCTAACCTTACGGTTTGTCATCCGTTTCCGGGACGATTTAAAGGACGTGACGGCAATCGAATATAAGGGCGATCTATATGATTGCCTAAAACTTCAAGATCCTGATGCTTCTGAGCGCTGGCTCATACTTGAAGCGCGCACCAGACTGGGAGCGCAAACATGA
- a CDS encoding head-tail connector protein, translated as MSAILLTAPAVEPVSLVDIKAYLKIDHDAEDDLLRAFLSAARVHLEHMIGHHLITQTWRLLIEGPLGETFRLPVQPVSGLLALSVINVDGKATELDVSGLSIFQADNPAILANLDGFLLSSNQRLQIEVETGFGPTADDVPDPLRLAIKMIVAEWYERRLIADPDQMADLSKALAPLIAPYRGLHL; from the coding sequence ATGTCTGCCATTCTTCTGACCGCTCCCGCCGTGGAACCGGTCAGCCTTGTTGATATCAAGGCTTACCTAAAGATCGACCATGATGCCGAGGATGATTTGCTTCGTGCCTTTCTGAGTGCCGCCCGCGTTCATCTGGAACATATGATCGGTCACCATCTCATAACCCAGACCTGGCGCCTCTTGATTGAGGGGCCACTGGGGGAGACTTTTCGATTGCCTGTTCAGCCTGTCTCCGGGCTTCTGGCGCTTTCCGTTATCAATGTCGATGGCAAGGCAACGGAACTGGATGTCTCTGGCCTCTCCATTTTTCAGGCAGACAATCCGGCAATCCTTGCCAATCTTGATGGCTTTCTGCTCAGTAGCAATCAACGCCTTCAGATCGAGGTTGAAACCGGTTTTGGCCCTACAGCAGATGATGTGCCAGATCCATTGCGGTTGGCCATAAAGATGATCGTTGCCGAATGGTACGAACGGCGCCTGATCGCAGATCCGGATCAAATGGCCGACTTGTCAAAGGCTTTGGCTCCATTGATCGCGCCATATCGCGGCCTTCATCTCTAA
- a CDS encoding phage major capsid protein encodes MKDMSIPSPETKSMVNGELGSAFDDFLVSFEAFKRANDDRLEQIEKRSADVLTEHKVDRISKALDDQQSALDNLILKARRPSLGDGMPSGRHGSLLSPRAMEHKTAFNRYIRSGVEQDLRDLEAKAMSISSDPDGGYLVPELVEAEVGRRLAAISPIRGIADVREISGATLKKPFAKSGPEVGWVGETAARPQTNASSLAELSYTAMELYAMPAATPSLLEDAAINVDEWIAAEVETAFAEQEGAAFVNGDGVNKPKGFMAESVVAEDSWAWGSLGSISTGTDGGFGSSNPGDPLIDLIYSLKAGYRQNAQFVMNRTTQAQIRKLKDSDGNYLWQPPAAIGAKASLLNYAITEAEDMPDIASDACALAFGDFKRGYLIVDRLGLSILRDPYSSKPYVLFYVTKRVGGGVQDYDAIKLMQFSA; translated from the coding sequence ATGAAAGATATGTCTATTCCGTCTCCCGAGACAAAATCCATGGTCAATGGCGAACTTGGTTCCGCTTTTGACGATTTTCTGGTTTCCTTCGAAGCTTTTAAACGCGCCAATGACGACCGTCTTGAACAGATCGAAAAGCGCTCGGCTGACGTTCTTACAGAACATAAAGTAGACCGCATTTCCAAGGCGTTGGATGACCAGCAGTCTGCTCTTGACAATCTCATTCTCAAAGCACGTCGTCCATCCCTTGGAGACGGCATGCCTTCGGGGCGCCATGGCTCTTTGTTGTCTCCGCGTGCTATGGAGCACAAAACTGCGTTCAATCGCTATATTCGCTCTGGTGTCGAACAGGACCTGCGCGATCTGGAAGCCAAGGCCATGTCTATCAGTTCAGATCCGGATGGTGGTTATCTGGTGCCAGAACTGGTGGAAGCTGAAGTAGGACGGCGCCTTGCTGCCATTTCTCCCATTCGTGGTATCGCGGATGTCCGTGAAATTTCAGGGGCAACCTTGAAGAAACCATTTGCCAAATCCGGTCCGGAAGTCGGTTGGGTAGGGGAAACGGCTGCGCGTCCTCAGACCAATGCGTCATCTTTGGCCGAGCTGTCATACACTGCGATGGAACTCTATGCGATGCCGGCTGCAACGCCGAGCCTGCTTGAAGATGCGGCCATAAATGTTGATGAATGGATTGCCGCCGAGGTTGAAACCGCCTTTGCCGAGCAGGAAGGAGCAGCCTTTGTCAATGGTGATGGTGTCAACAAACCCAAAGGCTTCATGGCTGAAAGCGTTGTCGCTGAAGATAGTTGGGCCTGGGGTTCACTTGGTTCCATTTCCACCGGCACAGACGGTGGGTTTGGCAGCTCCAATCCGGGCGATCCTCTCATCGATCTTATTTACAGCCTGAAGGCTGGCTATCGTCAGAACGCACAGTTCGTGATGAACCGCACCACTCAGGCCCAAATCCGCAAGCTTAAGGACAGTGATGGCAACTATCTCTGGCAGCCGCCAGCAGCCATTGGAGCCAAGGCATCCTTGCTGAACTATGCAATTACCGAAGCCGAGGATATGCCGGATATTGCTTCAGATGCTTGCGCTTTGGCCTTCGGTGATTTCAAGCGGGGCTACCTGATTGTTGATCGTCTCGGTCTGAGCATTTTGCGCGATCCATATTCCTCCAAGCCATATGTTCTGTTCTATGTCACCAAGCGTGTCGGTGGCGGTGTGCAGGACTATGACGCCATCAAGCTGATGCAGTTTTCTGCCTGA
- a CDS encoding HK97 family phage prohead protease yields the protein MPSALESVSDDGLFEGYACLFGKEDLGHDVIQPGAFANSLRMRGLEGIKLLYQHDPAQPIGQWLTIREDEKGLFVRGKLATEVTKAREILSMMKAGILDGLSIGFRTVRGSKDPNNGIRKLLELDLWEISIVTFPMQPDARISSVKSELMTGSGEHFQASQFSKRELERKLMQDAGLSRSQARALMARGLPGLTGKQDAAFLEPSYELSSLRKLTRAVLRAANS from the coding sequence ATGCCTTCTGCTCTGGAAAGCGTGAGCGATGATGGGTTGTTTGAAGGCTATGCCTGTCTTTTTGGCAAAGAAGATCTTGGCCATGATGTGATCCAGCCGGGAGCCTTTGCCAATAGTTTGCGTATGCGTGGCCTTGAGGGGATCAAGCTTTTGTATCAGCACGATCCTGCGCAACCCATCGGGCAGTGGTTGACGATCCGCGAAGATGAAAAGGGATTGTTCGTACGCGGCAAGCTTGCGACAGAAGTGACCAAAGCGCGCGAAATCCTCTCGATGATGAAGGCCGGTATTCTGGATGGCTTGTCTATCGGCTTCCGCACTGTTCGCGGCAGCAAAGATCCCAATAATGGTATCCGGAAACTGCTGGAGCTGGATCTCTGGGAGATCTCGATCGTTACTTTCCCGATGCAGCCGGATGCGCGCATTTCCTCAGTCAAATCTGAATTGATGACAGGTTCTGGTGAGCATTTCCAAGCCTCCCAATTCAGCAAAAGAGAATTGGAACGCAAACTCATGCAGGACGCTGGGTTAAGTCGTTCCCAGGCCCGGGCACTTATGGCTCGTGGTCTTCCTGGCCTCACAGGCAAGCAGGACGCTGCCTTTCTTGAGCCTTCATACGAGCTTTCCAGCTTACGCAAACTGACGCGGGCCGTGCTCCGGGCCGCCAATAGCTAG